One Tomitella gaofuii DNA segment encodes these proteins:
- the dnaN gene encoding DNA polymerase III subunit beta, which yields MELAGMKFRVTRDDFQDAVTWVARSLPARPTVPVLRGILIEATEQGVTVSGYDYETSARMQVPAEVPEPGTVLVSGRLLADITKALPNKPVDVAFDGTHLTIVAGRATFSLPIIPVEDYPQLPTPPAPTGAVPAEEFALAVGQVAVAAGKDDTLPMLTGIRVEIEGGKVVMAATDRFRLAVREFEWKPATADLEASVLVPARTLAEAAKTMTSSASADIEIEMGDGSAVGAEGMLGVTSGARQTTARLLDAEFPKFRQLLPATHTAVASVEVAPLTEAIKRVALVAERGAQVRLQFSEDGLVLAAGGDDSSSAEESLPAEFAGEPLTIAFNPGYLQEGLGALGTEHVHMGFTSPSRPAVLCPAAEELPQADDSGAFPASTGSYTYLLMPVRLPG from the coding sequence ATGGAGCTAGCCGGCATGAAATTCCGGGTCACCCGAGATGACTTCCAGGACGCGGTCACCTGGGTCGCACGCAGCCTCCCCGCACGGCCCACCGTGCCGGTCCTACGTGGCATCCTGATCGAGGCCACCGAGCAGGGCGTGACCGTCTCCGGGTACGACTACGAGACTTCCGCGCGCATGCAGGTGCCGGCCGAGGTGCCCGAGCCCGGCACGGTTCTCGTGTCCGGCCGACTGTTGGCGGACATCACCAAAGCCTTGCCGAACAAGCCGGTGGACGTGGCGTTCGACGGTACGCACCTCACCATCGTGGCAGGTCGCGCCACGTTCTCCCTGCCGATCATCCCCGTCGAGGACTACCCGCAGCTGCCCACGCCGCCGGCCCCGACCGGCGCCGTCCCGGCCGAGGAGTTCGCGCTGGCGGTCGGCCAGGTCGCGGTCGCGGCGGGTAAAGACGACACCCTGCCGATGCTCACGGGCATCCGCGTGGAGATCGAGGGTGGCAAGGTCGTCATGGCCGCCACCGACCGCTTCCGGCTCGCGGTGCGCGAGTTCGAGTGGAAGCCAGCCACCGCCGACCTGGAGGCCTCCGTTCTGGTGCCGGCCCGCACCCTGGCCGAGGCGGCGAAGACGATGACCTCGTCGGCCTCCGCCGACATCGAGATCGAGATGGGCGACGGCAGCGCGGTGGGCGCGGAGGGCATGCTCGGGGTCACCTCGGGCGCCCGCCAGACGACGGCGCGGCTGCTCGACGCGGAGTTCCCGAAGTTCCGCCAGTTGCTTCCCGCGACGCACACCGCGGTGGCGTCGGTGGAGGTCGCGCCGCTGACCGAGGCGATCAAGCGCGTCGCCCTGGTGGCCGAGCGCGGCGCGCAGGTGCGCCTGCAATTCTCGGAGGACGGGCTCGTGCTCGCGGCCGGCGGAGACGACTCCAGCAGTGCCGAAGAGTCCCTGCCCGCCGAGTTCGCCGGCGAGCCGCTCACCATCGCATTCAATCCCGGGTACCTGCAGGAGGGGCTCGGGGCGCTGGGCACCGAACACGTGCACATGGGATTCACGAGCCCCAGCCGGCCCGCGGTGCTGTGCCCCGCCGCCGAGGAGCTGCCCCAGGCCGACGACTCCGGCGCATTCCCCGCATCGACCGGCAGCTACACCTACCTGCTGATGCCTGTGCGCCTGCCAGGCTGA
- the recF gene encoding DNA replication/repair protein RecF (All proteins in this family for which functions are known are DNA-binding proteins that assist the filamentation of RecA onto DNA for the initiation of recombination or recombinational repair.): MFLRHLRLQDFRSWESLDLDLEPGVTVFVGANGRGKTNILEAVGYLATLSSHRVSSDQPLIRSGAESALIAATAINDGRELTLDLTIHAGRANKARLRQSPMRRTREILGVVQSVLFAPEDLALVRGDPGERRRFLDELMTVRRPRLAGVRSDYDKVLRQRSALLKSAGPAMRDGGRGSDGASALATLEVWDGHLAAYGAEIIAARMALVGELAPHLAGSYASIAPESQAASLAYRCSLAEDLPPDPPSSASPSDTVAGLEKAMHAALSRVRSREIARGVCLVGPHRDDLALRLGEHPVKGYASHGESWSFALAMRLAAFELLRHDGTEPILVLDDVFAELDRRRRSALAHVAGQTEQVLVTAAVPEDVPQELRGRQYVVSIRDRGDLGRVSTIAAAPCASSDGDVGADGSPRPGDAEVTGDGG, encoded by the coding sequence GTGTTCCTCCGTCACCTGCGGCTGCAGGACTTCCGATCGTGGGAGTCGCTCGACCTCGACCTCGAACCCGGCGTCACCGTCTTCGTCGGCGCCAACGGCCGGGGAAAGACGAACATCCTCGAGGCCGTCGGTTACCTGGCAACGCTGTCGTCGCACCGCGTGTCGTCGGACCAGCCGCTCATCCGGTCCGGTGCCGAATCCGCACTGATCGCGGCTACCGCCATCAACGACGGGCGCGAGCTCACATTGGATCTCACCATCCACGCGGGCCGCGCCAACAAGGCGCGGCTGCGGCAGAGTCCGATGCGCCGCACCCGCGAGATACTCGGCGTGGTCCAGTCGGTGCTCTTCGCGCCCGAGGACCTGGCGCTCGTACGGGGCGACCCCGGCGAGCGGCGTCGGTTCCTGGACGAGCTGATGACAGTGCGCCGACCCAGGCTGGCCGGCGTGCGGTCCGACTATGACAAGGTGCTGCGCCAACGGTCGGCGCTGCTGAAGTCCGCGGGCCCCGCCATGCGCGACGGCGGGCGCGGATCCGACGGTGCGAGCGCGCTGGCGACACTCGAGGTGTGGGACGGCCACCTGGCCGCCTACGGAGCGGAGATCATCGCCGCCCGAATGGCATTGGTGGGTGAGCTGGCGCCGCATCTCGCCGGGTCGTACGCGTCGATCGCCCCCGAATCGCAGGCGGCATCGCTGGCCTACCGTTGCAGTCTCGCGGAGGACTTGCCGCCCGATCCGCCGTCGTCCGCGTCGCCGTCCGATACGGTGGCGGGCCTGGAGAAGGCCATGCATGCGGCGTTGTCGCGGGTGCGCTCCCGCGAGATCGCGCGGGGCGTGTGCCTGGTGGGTCCGCACCGCGACGACCTCGCGCTCCGATTGGGCGAGCACCCCGTGAAAGGCTATGCGAGCCACGGAGAATCGTGGTCCTTCGCGCTGGCGATGCGCCTGGCGGCGTTCGAGCTTCTGCGACACGACGGCACCGAGCCGATCCTCGTCCTCGACGACGTGTTCGCCGAGCTCGATCGGCGGCGGCGAAGCGCCCTCGCCCACGTGGCGGGGCAGACCGAGCAGGTGCTGGTGACGGCGGCGGTGCCCGAGGACGTGCCCCAGGAGCTGCGGGGGCGGCAGTACGTCGTCTCGATCCGGGACCGCGGCGACCTCGGACGGGTGTCGACCATTGCGGCGGCGCCGTGCGCGAGCAGTGACGGCGACGTCGGTGCAGACGGATCGCCAAGACCGGGCGACGCGGAGGTGACCGGCGATGGCGGCTGA
- a CDS encoding DUF721 family protein, producing the protein MAAEPGEGGDAPAGGGDGAPRGADLARRALEEARARAAAQGKSVGKGMASPQRRQQRRPSRRRWSGPADDPRDPQTLGTLAASLARRRGWNRHVAEGRVLGCWDEVVGEEIADHAAPSSLHDGVLHVTAESTAWATQLRMVQSQILAKIARAVGDGVVTKLEIRGPSAPSWRHGPRHVSGRGPRDTYG; encoded by the coding sequence ATGGCGGCTGAACCCGGAGAGGGCGGGGACGCTCCCGCCGGCGGCGGCGACGGGGCTCCGCGTGGCGCGGACCTTGCGCGGCGCGCGCTGGAAGAGGCGCGCGCGCGGGCTGCGGCGCAGGGCAAGTCGGTGGGTAAGGGCATGGCCTCGCCGCAACGGCGACAACAGCGACGTCCGTCGCGTCGCCGCTGGTCGGGCCCCGCCGACGACCCCCGTGACCCGCAAACCCTGGGGACGCTCGCCGCTTCGCTGGCCCGGCGCCGGGGATGGAACCGCCACGTGGCCGAGGGACGGGTGCTCGGGTGCTGGGACGAGGTCGTCGGGGAGGAGATCGCCGACCACGCTGCCCCGTCGTCGCTCCACGACGGGGTCCTGCACGTGACGGCGGAGTCGACGGCGTGGGCGACGCAGCTCAGGATGGTGCAGAGCCAGATCCTCGCGAAGATCGCCCGCGCGGTGGGCGACGGCGTGGTGACCAAGCTCGAGATCCGCGGCCCCAGCGCGCCGAGCTGGCGCCACGGCCCCCGGCACGTGAGCGGGCGCGGACCACGGGACACCTACGGCTGA
- the gyrB gene encoding DNA topoisomerase (ATP-hydrolyzing) subunit B: protein MAANDSDQASSNGSVGDYNASSITILEGLEAVRKRPGMYIGSTGERGLHHLVWEVVDNSVDEAMAGYASTVGVTLLADGGVEVTDDGRGIPVDMHASGEPTVQVVLTQLHAGGKFDSDSYAVSGGLHGVGVSVVNALSTVLEVEIDYDGFHWDQRYIKSVPGQLNKGEATSRTGTTVRYWADPDIFETTVYDFETVSRRLQEMAFLNKGLTIVLVDERVADEEITDEVVGDVAEAPKNAAEEAEEAEEKAAAPKVKRRVFHYPGGLVDYVKHINRTKQSIHQSVLDFTAAGDGHELEVAMQWNSGYSESVHTFANTINTAEGGTHEEGFRSALTSTVNRYAKDHKLLKDKDPKLSGDDIREGLAAVISVKVTEPQFEGQTKTKLGNTEVRSFVQKACNEHLEYWFESNPAEAKVIVNKAVSSAQARMAARKARELVRRKTATDIGGLPGKLADCRSKDPSKCEVYIVEGDSAGGSAKSGRDSMYQAILPLRGKIINVEKARIDRVLKNAEVQTIITALGTGIHDEFDIAKLRYHKIVLMADADVDGQHISTLLMTLLFRFMRPLIEHGHVYLAQPPLYKLKWQRGAEPDFAYSDRERDGLLEAGLAAGKKINKDDGIQRYKGLGEMDAKELWETTMDPEVRVLRQVTLDDAAAADELFSILMGEDVEARRSFITRNAKDVRFLDV from the coding sequence GTGGCTGCCAACGACTCAGACCAGGCGTCATCCAACGGTTCGGTGGGCGATTACAACGCCTCCTCCATCACCATCCTCGAGGGGCTCGAGGCGGTCCGGAAGCGTCCGGGCATGTACATCGGCTCCACGGGTGAGCGCGGGCTGCACCACCTGGTGTGGGAGGTGGTCGACAACTCCGTCGACGAGGCGATGGCCGGCTATGCGTCCACGGTCGGCGTGACGCTCCTCGCCGACGGCGGCGTCGAGGTGACGGACGACGGTCGCGGCATCCCGGTGGACATGCACGCCAGCGGCGAACCGACCGTGCAGGTCGTGCTCACCCAGCTGCACGCGGGCGGCAAGTTCGATTCGGACTCGTACGCGGTCTCCGGCGGCCTGCACGGCGTGGGCGTGTCCGTGGTCAACGCGCTGTCCACCGTGCTCGAGGTGGAGATCGATTACGACGGCTTCCACTGGGATCAGCGGTACATCAAGTCGGTCCCCGGCCAGCTCAACAAGGGCGAGGCCACTTCGCGCACCGGCACCACCGTGCGGTACTGGGCGGACCCGGACATCTTCGAGACGACGGTCTACGACTTCGAGACGGTCTCGCGGCGGCTGCAGGAGATGGCGTTCCTGAACAAGGGGCTCACCATTGTCCTCGTCGACGAGCGGGTGGCCGATGAGGAGATCACCGACGAGGTGGTCGGCGACGTCGCCGAGGCGCCCAAGAACGCCGCCGAGGAGGCGGAGGAGGCCGAGGAGAAGGCGGCCGCGCCCAAGGTCAAGCGCCGCGTCTTCCACTACCCGGGCGGGCTGGTCGACTACGTCAAGCACATCAACCGCACCAAGCAGTCCATCCACCAGTCGGTGCTGGACTTCACCGCCGCCGGTGACGGGCACGAGCTCGAGGTGGCCATGCAGTGGAACTCCGGCTACTCGGAGTCGGTGCACACGTTCGCCAACACCATCAACACGGCCGAGGGCGGCACGCACGAGGAGGGGTTCCGCTCGGCGCTGACCTCCACGGTCAACCGCTACGCCAAGGACCACAAGCTGCTCAAGGACAAGGACCCCAAGCTCTCCGGCGACGACATCCGCGAGGGCTTGGCCGCGGTGATCTCGGTGAAGGTGACCGAGCCGCAGTTCGAGGGGCAGACCAAGACCAAACTGGGCAACACCGAGGTGCGCTCGTTCGTGCAGAAGGCATGCAACGAGCACCTGGAGTACTGGTTCGAGTCCAACCCTGCCGAGGCGAAGGTCATCGTCAACAAGGCCGTGTCGTCGGCGCAGGCCCGCATGGCCGCGCGCAAGGCCCGTGAGCTGGTGCGGCGCAAGACGGCGACGGACATCGGCGGGCTTCCCGGAAAGCTGGCGGACTGCCGTTCCAAGGACCCCAGCAAGTGCGAGGTCTACATCGTGGAGGGCGACTCGGCCGGCGGTTCGGCCAAGTCGGGGCGCGACTCGATGTACCAGGCGATCCTCCCGCTGCGCGGCAAGATCATCAACGTGGAGAAGGCGCGGATCGACCGCGTGCTCAAGAACGCCGAGGTGCAGACCATCATCACGGCGCTGGGCACCGGCATCCACGACGAGTTCGACATCGCCAAGCTCCGCTACCACAAGATCGTGCTCATGGCGGACGCCGATGTGGACGGCCAGCACATCTCCACGCTGCTGATGACGCTGCTGTTCCGGTTCATGCGGCCACTCATCGAGCACGGGCACGTGTACCTGGCGCAGCCGCCGTTGTACAAGCTCAAGTGGCAGCGCGGCGCCGAGCCGGACTTCGCCTACTCGGACCGCGAGCGCGACGGTCTGCTGGAGGCGGGCCTGGCGGCCGGCAAGAAGATCAACAAGGACGACGGCATCCAGCGCTACAAGGGCCTCGGCGAGATGGATGCCAAGGAACTGTGGGAGACGACGATGGACCCGGAGGTGCGGGTGCTCCGTCAGGTCACCCTCGACGACGCGGCCGCCGCCGACGAGCTGTTCAGCATCCTCATGGGGGAGGACGTGGAGGCGCGGCGCAGCTTCATCACCCGCAACGCCAAGGACGTCCGGTTCCTGGACGTGTAG